One window of Mediterraneibacter butyricigenes genomic DNA carries:
- a CDS encoding WecB/TagA/CpsF family glycosyltransferase, with protein sequence MEETIKIFGIEIENITAKETMKKAVEMLDQEGLSLVELLTMDTLLLGQDDAELKEAVGEMDLVLSGSAELYEAAEIQEARCLQRPSERPFIQMFLKYLQKSKKRVYLLTESEPEKEILLSMLEEKFRGMMIVGSGAFPEECSDEMVVNEVNGLEADCILSVLPSPRQELFAVRNRALLNVHMWLGCSNLIQEKYEEAMHIHRFRNFLVRKFFKHQVGLEKRQDEE encoded by the coding sequence ATGGAAGAAACCATAAAAATCTTTGGGATAGAAATAGAAAATATTACGGCAAAAGAAACGATGAAAAAAGCAGTGGAGATGCTGGATCAGGAGGGATTAAGTCTGGTGGAACTTCTGACGATGGATACGTTGCTGTTGGGGCAGGATGATGCAGAACTGAAAGAGGCGGTCGGCGAGATGGATCTGGTACTATCAGGTTCGGCGGAACTTTATGAAGCGGCGGAGATCCAGGAGGCAAGATGTCTGCAAAGACCATCGGAGCGTCCGTTTATCCAGATGTTTCTGAAATATCTCCAGAAAAGTAAAAAAAGAGTGTACCTGTTGACGGAGAGTGAGCCAGAAAAGGAGATTCTGCTTTCGATGCTGGAAGAAAAGTTCCGGGGGATGATGATCGTGGGAAGCGGAGCCTTCCCGGAGGAATGCTCGGATGAGATGGTGGTCAATGAAGTCAATGGCCTGGAAGCGGACTGTATCCTGTCGGTGCTTCCCTCACCGAGACAGGAGCTGTTTGCCGTTCGCAACAGGGCGCTTTTGAACGTCCATATGTGGCTTGGATGCAGCAATCTGATCCAGGAAAAATATGAGGAAGCCATGCACATTCACCGGTTCCGTAATTTTCTGGTGCGCAAATTTTTCAAACATCAGGTGGGGCTGGAGAAGAGACAGGATGAGGAATAA